A window of the Juglans microcarpa x Juglans regia isolate MS1-56 chromosome 5D, Jm3101_v1.0, whole genome shotgun sequence genome harbors these coding sequences:
- the LOC121266496 gene encoding putative glycine-rich cell wall structural protein 1: MKSITGFFLTFLLITASVSLAFRLGSDGSFSAQLSHSKGKDNNKGGGGGGGGNDGGMGGFFGPGGGFNIPGFGKGWGGNGVGGGYGGGYGGPSGGHSKGGVIRPTVVCKEKGPCYNKKLTCPAKCFTSYSRSGKGYGGGGGGGGCTIDCKKKCIGYC, translated from the coding sequence ATGAAATCCATTACTGGTTTTTTCTTGACCTTTCTGCTCATTACAGCTTCTGTCTCCCTAGCTTTCCGTCTCGGATCCGATGGATCCTTCTCAGCCCAGCTCAGCCACTCCAAGGGCAAAGACAACAAcaaaggtggtggtggtggtggtggtggaaacGATGGTGGCATGGGCGGGTTCTTTGGCCCCGGAGGCGGGTTTAACATACCCGGTTTCGGAAAAGGGTGGGGAGGAAATGGTGTCGGAGGTGGGTACGGAGGCGGGTACGGAGGTCCTAGTGGAGGGCACTCCAAGGGTGGTGTAATAAGGCCTACGGTGGTGTGCAAAGAAAAGGGCCCGTGTTACAACAAGAAGCTGACGTGTCCAGCCAAGTGCTTCACCTCCTATAGCCGGTCAGGGAAGGGTTATGGAggcggtggcggtggcggtggcTGCACCATTGATTGCAAGAAGAAATGTATTGGCTATTGCTAG